CGGCCAGCGCCATCCCCTCATCGTGGTGCAGTATATCTCGCGGGGTTTCCTGCGCGGCGGGCAGGGCGATGAGTACCCCATCCAGCTGCTCGCATCGCGCGGCTACGCAGTCCTCAATTTCAACTGGCCTGCCGAAGCGCCTGCCGCCGCGGCCACCGGCAGCGACGAAGCGGCCCAGCGCGTCAAGGTCAGCAACTGGTCCGGCCGCCGCCGCATCTTCACCGCACTCGAAGCAGGCATCGACACCGCGATCGCCAAGGGCGTCGTCGATCCCGCGTTGATCGGGATCACCGGCTTGAGCGACGGAGCAAGCACGGTCCAGTTCGCGCTGATCAACTCCACGCGGTTCAAGGCGGCGATCATGTCGACCTGCTGCGACGATCCCAACGCCGTGTTCAATGCGGGACCCGGTTACGGAAACAATGTCGTCAAGGATGTAGGATATCCTCCCGCCGGCAGCGATGGTCGCGCCTTCTGGCGGCCCCAGTCGATCGCCGTCAATGCGGATCGCCTCAAGGTGCCGCTACTCATGCATCTTCCGGACGGCGAGTTTCGCATGGCTCAGGAAGCCTTTGCCGCGCTCAGGAGCCATGATGCTCCGGTCGAGATGTACGTCTTCCCGGACGAGTGGCACACCAAGCATCATCCGGCGCATCGCCTTGCCATCTATGGTCGCAATATCGCCTGGTTCGACTTCTGGCTGCGCGGTCTGGAGTCCGACGACCCCGAGCGCTCCGCCGAGATCGCGCGCTGGAAGCTTCTGCGCGACGCATCAGCGCGGGCGCTGTGATGACCGGTCCTCCCAGTGGCGCAGCCATGCCTCGACTTCGACCAGCGCCATGAGCTCGGGGAGGGCCTCGGCGTCGGCGAGCGGGCCCTCCAGAACCCGCACTACACGGTCATGGTGGAGCAAATGTTGCCGCGCGAGCGAACCCTCGAGCAGCATGTCGCGCATGGCGCGCAAGTTCGCCCTGATCATGCGATAGGCAAGACTGCTGAACGAGACCTTGGTGCGGCGATCGATGACTGCCGCGGGTAGCGCCGGCCGAAATGCCTCGCGCGCCACCGATCGATTATTGCCGCCCGCGCACCAATGCCAGCTCGGGATCGCGATGCAGATCTCGGCGATCGGCTGCGACATCAGCGGAGATAGAAAAGGGGCGATGGCTTCGCGGCCATAGCCTTCAAGCTGATTCTGGATGCCGATAATCGACCAGACATGTTTGCGCTTGGCCGGCGGAGTTCCGTCCGGCGCGGCGATCCATGGATTGCCCTCCGGCCAGGGCAGCGCGTCGCGTGCATGACGGGCCAGGAACGCGTTGGTCATCGGCTTTGGCATGTGGGAGCCCGCCGCGAGCCCCCGCCTGATGGCAAAAGCCAACACCTTCCAGATGTTGGTCCGCGTGAGCTGGGCGATATCGCCGGCCGTCTCGAACACGCCTCTGCCGATCCCTTCCTCCCTCAGGCGATCGATCACGGGCAAGGCGGAGTGAGTGAGGCAGAACATGCTGTCGCCGCCGCCTCCGCCGAGAAAGGCGTCCGCTCCTAGCGATTGGGCCAGCGCCTGGAGCGGGCGGTCGAGCGCCTGTGAGAATGCCCGCGCGCAGGGTCTCGGCAGATTATGGGCATCGCTATGCCCGACATCGACGGTCGCCGCATCGGCCACAAGTTCGATCAGATCGTAGCCGAGATGCTCGGCGGCGGCGCGCGCCCAGGGGAGCTCGCTCGCGTCTCCCGCTGCGGGACCGAAGGTCACGCATTGCGCCGCCGGACTGCCAGGCCGTAAGCCGGCGGCGACGATCGAGGAATCGAGCCCCCCGGAGATTTCGATCAGCGGCCGCTCGAAACATTGCCCCCATGCGTCAAGCGTCGCCATGGCGACGGCTCGCAATCGGCGGACGCCCTCCGCACGATCGGTGATTTGGGCCTCCCGACCGGCGAACCACCAGGGCGACCACACGCAGCGGCTGGTCGCGCCATGGTCGCGGATATCGAGCGCAACTCCGGGCAGCACCTCGCTTATGCCGCGCAGGGCGGTCCTCGCAGGGCGAAAGTCGCGATAGACAAGCGATTGCGCGACGATTGTCCAGTCAATGTCCGGTTCGAACAGTCCGTGCGCGAAAAGCAGATCCGGCCGGCTGGTCACGATGTGAACGCCGTCGATTTCGGCATAGTAGCAAGCGACCAGGCCCGAAGGGTCACGCACGACCTCGATGCGGTCGTCGAAGACCCGGATTGCGACATATCCGCCCCAGTAGCTGCTCATCAGGTCGGCCGCCGGGATCGCAGCAATGCCTGAGCTGGTGTATTCGGTGACCCGCGCATTGTCGTCGCGGCGGAACATATGGCCCCAGACAATTCCCCGGTCGTGAGAGAGGACAAGCTGCGCGGCGCCTGGATCGCCGAGGACGCACAACCCCTGCGCATCGACCAGTTCGGTCATGGATGTCGCTCGCATTCTCTCGCGAATGGGGCGCAACCGTTCGGCACCCTCAGCCCCGGCGAATCCGATAAGGGCTAGGAAGGGTGCATTGTTCATAGGGCCAGGATCGGCGTGAAGCCCGACACATGATCGTAGCTGTCGTTGAGGATGCTGTGCCGGGTCTGCAGCCAGCAATGTGCAGCGAAGGGCTCGGGAGCGATTCCGAAGACCAGCTGCGATCCTATCCCGCGGCTGGCAAGCCAATGGTCGAGGGCCAGCGAATCGAGCAGGCAATTGCGCGCGATCGGCACCATCCGCCTCGCCCGCTCGAAGGCAAAGGCTTCGACGAGTGGAGATCGTGGATCGTCGGGGTCTGGAAGCGGTGACCGGCTCCGCAGGCCAGTCAGGATTCGGTTCAGCGACAAGGTATGCAGCGCGACCCTTGCCGATGCCACACGTAGCGCCACCCGAAAGGGCCGTCCGTCTCCAATCGCGGAAGCGTCGATCTGCATGAGACCACTCGGGATGCTCACCCGTTCCCTCAGAACATTGATCGGATCGGGATCGCCGGCGCGGAGGATGCGTGCGCGAGAAAGGGTGTAGAGTACGCCCTTTGGCGTGACCCCGGCATAATTGCGGTTCAACCAGGCGAGCATCTCGGGCGCTGGACCGGCGGGCACGCGGAAATACCTGTCCTGCCGGACATCGAGGACAAACAATTTGTCCGACGCGACGCAGGCGGTCGCGTGTGGCAGGATGCGCCAGAACATTCCGGGTGCCGTTTCCCTCATAGCGTGGGGCCGGCCGAACCTCGCGGTCGGCCCAGCGAACGATCAGTCTTCGGAAACGCCCTGCGGCAGCATGTATCCGATGAACTCGAAGATGCCGGTGCAGTAGCCCTGGGTTTGGACGCTCGCAGCGCCCAGGTCGATCAGGTCGGCGGATTGGTCTTCTTCGCGATGCATGGAAACCTCCCTCTGAGAGAATGGCAATGAGACGGGAGGCGCCGGCCCGGTTGGGACCGGACCGGCGCCTTGCGGGTCAGTCGTCCGACAGGCCCTCGCGCTCGATGAGTCCGACGACGTCGTACTTGCCCTCGAGGGCGCCCTGCGTCTCGACGCTGGCAACGCCGAGGTCGATCAGATCGATGGTTTCGTTGGGTTCGCGGTCCATGGTCTTTCTCCGGTCGCGGGATGCGACCACGAGAAGATTCGACATGGCAGCGGTTATAAGAAGTTTATAATCGGATTATAATCGAGTGCCGGTTCAGGCGGCATCGCGCTGCCGGATTAAGTCTGAAACGACTTTCATCCGCCGAAGATGATAGCGCCGTATTGCCTGCGGAAGACCGGCATCAATCTCGGCGAGCGCATCCAGTTCACCAATCAACGGCTCAAGGATTTGCGGCTCGACAAGCCGATATGGGTGCAATCGATCGCCGGCGCCGGCTATGGCAGAGCGGATTTCGCGATTGGGCGCCATCGCGCCGATACGCTCGAAGAGCTGCGCCGTCCTGCCCGCAACCGTGTCGTCATCGAATTCATCCGTCGCAAGCGGCTGCCGGGCAGTCCGAACAGCCATGAGGACAAGCGTGGAATGCCACTCGTACAGATCGCGCAACGCCGCTTCGCTGAAACGGGGTACGTGGAAGCCTTCGCCGGCGCTGGACTCGACCAGGCCTTCGCCCACAAGACGGTGGAGGACATCGCGGACCGGGGTCATGCTGACCCCAAGCGCCTCGGCCAGTCGGTTCGCCTCGAGGCGGGTGCCGGGCGCATAACGGCCTTCGCGTAGCACTTGCTTCAGGGTCGCATAGCTTCGCTCCATCGCCTGGATCGGGCTCATGGTAAACTTTCCTGCCCGGCACGGTGCGCGGCCACGGCTTCGGCCTGGTCGGGCCTCAGCGCGTCCACCGCGCCGATATGGTCGGGAAGATTGTCGGTAAGGAGAAGCGACGGGCATACGCCCTCATAGTTGCCGAGGTTCGGCCGGTGCTGACGGTAGCCGACCAGACCGGCCAGTTCGGGAGCGAAACCCCGCGCGACCGCGGGCGGATAAGCCAGCCACTGATTCTCATACGGCTTGAGCCACCCCAGACAGTAACTCGCGACCACCGCCTTGCGGACCTCGTTGCTGCGGTTGGCTCCAGCCCCGTGCAGCGTCGATCCCAGGAACAGGATGGCGTCACCCGGGCCGCACGCGGCGACGGTCGATTGCTCGGGCACCGCATCGCTCAATGCTTCACGGCCATGGCTGCGGGGGTAAATGATCGTCGCCCCATTCTCGACCGTGAAGGGGATCAGCGGCCACATCACGTTTACCAGATACTCGACCTCGCCCTTTACGCCCTGCCACATGTCCTGATCCCGGTGTGGGAACTGGGCCGGGGCTCCGGGGTGAAGCGCGATCGCCTGCATCAGGTTGAGCTGTAGCGTGTCGCACCATGGCGAGAGGACCTCTTCGATAACCGCGAGGATGAGTTCTTCCCGGGCGAGCGCCGCTGCGTGCGGTGAGCGCTTCAACAGGCTTCCGAACCGCTTGGTGCGTCCGCCATAGAAATCGCCCCGGCAAAAGGGTGTCGCATCGTAGATCGGTGCCAGATCAACGGCGAGCGCTTCGATGATTGGCCGCGGCAGTGCATTTGCGATGACGCACCAGCCCTCGCTGGTCAGCTGATCGAGTGCGGCGTCAAGGCCCGCTGGCCGGATCCTAGGTTCCTGTTTCATGGCGCGTCCTCAACCGTTGGCGGCGCGGCGCGCCGGCATTTCCTGGGACGGGATCGGCGACCAGACCCCGCCAGCGGCCAACTCGGCGGGTGTCTGCGGCGTGATCGTGATCTCGAGCGCGCCGAGGAGCGCCCCTTGGCACGGGAGCGGCTCACCCAGAGCGCGGCATTGCCAGCCGAAGCTCAGGATCTGCTGTAGCCACGCCATCTCGGCGACGCCGGTATAGGTCTCGATGCCGGTTTCGAGCGCATGGACGGCCAGGGCGGATACGAGCTGATTGCGGACCTGCCGCCGCTCTGCGGACCGCAGTTGGCGGCCCAGGCAAAATCTGGTGATTTCCCAGATCCGAGGACCCCGCGGCACTTCCTCGTCGCAAAGCGACTGGAACAGCGTATCGAGGATATGCGGCCGCGTCGTGGGCAGCAGGCGGGCGGAGGCGAGATGCGACCGATCCATGTCGGTGATGATCAGGTAGCGGGCGTGCGGATCGTCGAACTGATCGATCTCGTATCGCCCGTCCAGGACCGGCAGGTCCCATTTCAGAAGGTCAACGAAAACGCTCTTCCGAGCGGCGAACATCGAGCGATAGACGGCGTCGGGGACACCGCCGGCGGTTGAATCGACCAGGAGAACCATGGGACGAGCCCCTCAAATTGCTGAGGGGCAAGCATCCCGATCCGAGCGCCAGCGCGGTATTCCAAGAAATGGGGATAGCGTTAGCGCTTCAGGATCTCGGAGAAGCTGATCAGTCCGTCGAACAAGGCGCGGACAGCAATCCAAGAAATGGGGATAGCGTTAGCGCTTCAGGATCTCGGAGAAGCTGATCAGTCCGTCGAACAAGGCGCGGACAGCAAGAAGCGCGCGCTTCTGGACGCCGTATCGCTCGCGGGCATGCTTGAGATGCTGGATGACGGTTTCATGGCCCACGCCGAGGATGACCGAAATCTCCCAGTCGGTCTTCCCGCGCGCCGCCCACAGGACGCAATCCCGCTGGCGGTCCGTCAGGATTGGAGCGTTGGCGACCGCGAATTCGCGCGCGCCCGACAGCCTGCGTGCCGCCTCGAAGGCGAACCCGCCGATGAGCTGACAGATGAAGTGGAACTCGGCTGGGAATGCTTCGCCCGCGCCTACGGCGAACGAGCAGGAGCCGAGCGTCTCACCCGGGATGCTGGATGGTACGGTGAAGCCGTCTCCGATGCCGACCCGATGCGCCTGCTCCAGGATGAATCGATCCTCCGGCGTCAGCTTGATCAACTCCGGCACACTGGTCCACGGAAAGCCGATGCCCGCGATGTGCGATGCGCGGTGGATGGGATCGGACTTGCCGAGACCGTTTGAGTCGAACCAATCCTGCCAGCACGGTGGGTAGTTATGGATGCGAACCGCGAGGACATCCGCCCGCCGGAAGTCAATATGATGGGTCAGGGCGAAATATCGAACGCCCATGCTTTCGCAGCAGTCGAGCAACGCAGCGCGAAGCACGTCGATGCTGTCCGCCGACCGCGCATCTTCTACGAACGCCTCCGCTAAAGCGAATCTCACCATAACACCCTGGCCGACCGCGCTATGGGGCCCTCGACCCGCCATCTCGCAATGCGGCACAATCGGGCTCGTAGGCGCACACCTTCTCAAGGATGTCACCTGAGCGGATAATGCGTAATTCTCCACCCACTCAGTTATAATGTCAAACATGGATCAATTTCGGAGTCTACCGCCTCGCTTCACACGCGATAACCTTTGAATTACTCACCCATTTACCTGCCCACTCGCTCCCGGACCCGACCTCACCATTGGAGGCAATCTTCTGTTTATTCAGCCGCGCGCCAGTCGACCATTGCGGTTGGCGCACAGTCTGGCGTTGAG
The sequence above is drawn from the Sphingomonas sp. G-3-2-10 genome and encodes:
- a CDS encoding lasso peptide biosynthesis B2 protein; translation: MFWRILPHATACVASDKLFVLDVRQDRYFRVPAGPAPEMLAWLNRNYAGVTPKGVLYTLSRARILRAGDPDPINVLRERVSIPSGLMQIDASAIGDGRPFRVALRVASARVALHTLSLNRILTGLRSRSPLPDPDDPRSPLVEAFAFERARRMVPIARNCLLDSLALDHWLASRGIGSQLVFGIAPEPFAAHCWLQTRHSILNDSYDHVSGFTPILAL
- a CDS encoding benenodin family lasso peptide; this encodes MDREPNETIDLIDLGVASVETQGALEGKYDVVGLIEREGLSDD
- a CDS encoding phytanoyl-CoA dioxygenase family protein — its product is MKQEPRIRPAGLDAALDQLTSEGWCVIANALPRPIIEALAVDLAPIYDATPFCRGDFYGGRTKRFGSLLKRSPHAAALAREELILAVIEEVLSPWCDTLQLNLMQAIALHPGAPAQFPHRDQDMWQGVKGEVEYLVNVMWPLIPFTVENGATIIYPRSHGREALSDAVPEQSTVAACGPGDAILFLGSTLHGAGANRSNEVRKAVVASYCLGWLKPYENQWLAYPPAVARGFAPELAGLVGYRQHRPNLGNYEGVCPSLLLTDNLPDHIGAVDALRPDQAEAVAAHRAGQESLP
- a CDS encoding benenodin family lasso peptide; its protein translation is MHREEDQSADLIDLGAASVQTQGYCTGIFEFIGYMLPQGVSED
- a CDS encoding acyl-homoserine-lactone synthase, which codes for MVLLVDSTAGGVPDAVYRSMFAARKSVFVDLLKWDLPVLDGRYEIDQFDDPHARYLIITDMDRSHLASARLLPTTRPHILDTLFQSLCDEEVPRGPRIWEITRFCLGRQLRSAERRQVRNQLVSALAVHALETGIETYTGVAEMAWLQQILSFGWQCRALGEPLPCQGALLGALEITITPQTPAELAAGGVWSPIPSQEMPARRAANG
- a CDS encoding GntR family transcriptional regulator, with amino-acid sequence MSPIQAMERSYATLKQVLREGRYAPGTRLEANRLAEALGVSMTPVRDVLHRLVGEGLVESSAGEGFHVPRFSEAALRDLYEWHSTLVLMAVRTARQPLATDEFDDDTVAGRTAQLFERIGAMAPNREIRSAIAGAGDRLHPYRLVEPQILEPLIGELDALAEIDAGLPQAIRRYHLRRMKVVSDLIRQRDAA
- a CDS encoding LuxR family transcriptional regulator; its protein translation is MVRFALAEAFVEDARSADSIDVLRAALLDCCESMGVRYFALTHHIDFRRADVLAVRIHNYPPCWQDWFDSNGLGKSDPIHRASHIAGIGFPWTSVPELIKLTPEDRFILEQAHRVGIGDGFTVPSSIPGETLGSCSFAVGAGEAFPAEFHFICQLIGGFAFEAARRLSGAREFAVANAPILTDRQRDCVLWAARGKTDWEISVILGVGHETVIQHLKHARERYGVQKRALLAVRALFDGLISFSEILKR
- a CDS encoding asparagine synthase-related protein, with the translated sequence MTELVDAQGLCVLGDPGAAQLVLSHDRGIVWGHMFRRDDNARVTEYTSSGIAAIPAADLMSSYWGGYVAIRVFDDRIEVVRDPSGLVACYYAEIDGVHIVTSRPDLLFAHGLFEPDIDWTIVAQSLVYRDFRPARTALRGISEVLPGVALDIRDHGATSRCVWSPWWFAGREAQITDRAEGVRRLRAVAMATLDAWGQCFERPLIEISGGLDSSIVAAGLRPGSPAAQCVTFGPAAGDASELPWARAAAEHLGYDLIELVADAATVDVGHSDAHNLPRPCARAFSQALDRPLQALAQSLGADAFLGGGGGDSMFCLTHSALPVIDRLREEGIGRGVFETAGDIAQLTRTNIWKVLAFAIRRGLAAGSHMPKPMTNAFLARHARDALPWPEGNPWIAAPDGTPPAKRKHVWSIIGIQNQLEGYGREAIAPFLSPLMSQPIAEICIAIPSWHWCAGGNNRSVAREAFRPALPAAVIDRRTKVSFSSLAYRMIRANLRAMRDMLLEGSLARQHLLHHDRVVRVLEGPLADAEALPELMALVEVEAWLRHWEDRSSQRPR